The Streptomyces sp. NBC_00659 genomic interval GAACGTGGGCGTGATGCCCAACGCGGCCGTGATGTCCTGCGGTTCCAGGTTCCGCCCGGTGATGAGCAGGGCGGCTCGGGGAGTGCCCCATGAAGAGAAGAGTTTCATGTGGATCCTCACCGATCGCTGACGCTGGTGGTGATCGTGACGGGAACGCGGAGGGCGGCCGCCCTCCGGACGACATCGGGAGCCAGTACCAGCGTGGCTCCGTGCCCGACGAATCCGAAGAGGTCGAGGTGGATGTCGTAGCCCTGGGAGGTTAGCTGGGCCAGTGAGGAGGAGCGGGGCTCGACCAGGGCCATGAGGGTGCGGAGCTGATCGCTCAGCCCTCCCGGCAGTCTGTCGTGCACCTGGAGTGCCCACAGTCCGCCCTGGGGCGGTGACACCCGATCGCGGTGGTCGCTTCCCGGCCTCCGGACCGACGTCGGAGGGAGCGAGATGGTCCGGGTCACGAGATCGGCGTCCAGGTCCTGCTTGCGGACGACCAGCGTCACCGCGGTCTCGGCCCAAAGGCCTTCCTTGTACGTGTACTCGATCACGCGTCCTCTTCGTCGAAGGTGACGGGGGTGTACGTCTTCGCGTGGGCGGCGAGGAAGGTTCGGGCTTCCTCGGGTAGCGGCAGGGGCGCCACGGCTACGTAGTCGATGAGCCTCTTCGGCGCGTAGTAATCGCGGAAACGGTATTGCACGCGGGCCAGTTCATCCGCGTCGGCGTACCGGTGCGCCACCCCGAGGGACTCCAGGAGTTCGGAAAGTCCATACCTGCCGACCTTGTCTCCAAGGTCGACGGGAAGCCGGTATCGGGTCACCTCGGAAGCCGAGACCGGAATCTCGCCCGAGCCGATGGCCCGGAGCTGGGGAAGGCCGAAGCCGAACCACGGACCGGTCTTCTTCACGAGCATCCAGCGATCGGACAGTCGGCTCTGGAAAATGTCGCACGCGTCTCCCGAGAAGACAGGGCGCATGCTCAGGCCCATCCTTGTCAACGGCGGGTGCGACGATTCCAGGCCGGGGATCTCTTCGTGCCCGGACTGAACGAGGTGGACGAACTCCGCGTGGAACTCGCCACGTCTGTCTGATTCCTCAAGGCATGAGAAGTGGAGATTGCCGTCGAGGAAGGACGGGGAATCGGACCAGGGATCCCGGACCAGGCGGTATCCGGTGATCTCTCCACACTGGCCGTCGATCGGGGGAGCCGCTTCGCCGCAGATCTGGCAACGGTTGATGTCGGGCATGGTTCTCCTGCTGGTCAGGTCTCGGGAGCCTGCTTCACCGAGTGCTTGGACTATATGCCGGGCACAGGAACAAGCCCGCCCCGGTCACTGATGGGTCCGCCAGGGGGATAGGTTCCTTGAGGCAGCTCCAACACCCCGTTGTTGTCGAAGAATCTCAGATTTCCGTCCCGGCTGATCACGACTTCCATGTGGGGACTCATCTTGTTGTCCAGGTCGCGAGTCATGCTGTTCCTGGTGTTGCGTGCGGCTTCCAACTCGTCCGGAGGCCCGGGTATTCGGTCCTCGGGGTGCGTGTGGGCGATGAACTTGTAGCCGTCGTCGGCTAGTTCATCGGGAACCCTGGTCGTATATTCCGTCCCTTGGAACAGTCGCAGTTCACCGGCCGGATTCTGGACCACGGCATGCTCGACACCGTGGAACTTCTGAAGTTCGGCCATGTGCGAGACATTCACTTCGTTCGGACGGATGCGCACAGGGCCGCGTGTCAGTGCTTTGGCGAGCTGGCGTGCCTTCGGGGACAGTTCGCGGTAGGGGATCGTGCCCCCGAAGAGGCGCGTGGACCCCTTGAACGGCCGGTAGATACCCCGGAGGGCCTCTCCCGATCTGAGGTTCCGGGCTGTCTTCAGCAGCCCCCCGCCGATCCCCTTCATGAAGGCGCCGCCCAGCGCGCGCAAGCCGCCCAGTTTCCAGAGCTTGCCCATCTTGGCGAGGCTCGTGAAGCCCTTGGTGGCGGGGATGCAGTCGAGGACCGCGAAGATCAGATCGCCCCAGCCCGCTTGGCCGTTGAGCATTTTTCTCACGGTGTCCGCGAGCACGATCAGGGCCGCCGCGAAGACCAGCCAGCCCAGCGGGCCGCCCACGATCATCACGATGACGCCGACGATCGTCACGACCCACTTGCACACCGTGACGATCTCGTCCCAGTGGTCGGAGACCCAGTCGACGGGCTCCTCCCACCAGTGCCGGTTGTGGATACCCGCGTCGGACGCCTCGTGGAGCTTCTTCACCGTGCGGCGGGCGGCGTCCTCGCGCAGCCCCTTCGCATGGGCGGCGAGCTTCTTCGCCGCGTCCAGCAGCCCCTGGGCGTCGTCGACGTCCTTCTGCGCGGCGGTCTGCCGCTCCTTGGCGTGCTGGGCGTCACGCGTCGCGCGCCGGACGTCCGCCTCGTCCGGCGGGGGCACGTTCTTGCCGCGGTGCTTGTCCGGGTCGTAGGAGTCGGCCTTCGCGGTGGCCGTGTGCACCCAGTCGTCGGCACCCGAGAGCGCGGTCCTGGCCGTGGACAGGTCCTGGCGGGCCTTGCGGCCGTCGCTCAGCGCCTTGTCCGCCTTCTGCTGGGCGTCGTCCAGGTCCGGCCAGTACGAGGCGAGCGCGTCGCCCGCGATGTCGTAGGACTTCTTGAGCTTCTTGAGCTGGCCGGGGACGTCCTCGAACTCCGACGCGAAGGCGTCCGCCGTCTTGCCCGCCCACTTCAGGACCGCGTCGTCGTTCGCCAGCCCCTTGACGTCCCGCAGGATGTCCGCGACGTCGTCGGCGAAGTCGTGCAGCGAGCCCGCGAGTCTGCGCACCCGCTGCGGGTCGCCCGGCGTCGGGTCGTGGTCCAGGTCGAGTATGTGCCAGTCCGCCGGCCTGTTCGACACGCGTTCCCCCGTAACACCCGCAACCTCTGCATTAGAACGTACGTGTGAACGTATCGCGCTGATCATTGCGAGTGGAACGCCGAACTGAGCTTCGTCGAAGGGCTGTTACGCGCGGGGCACGGCGACCGTTCCGGTGCGTACGGCCTGGAGGAGGTGGCCGACGGGGGCGGGCGTGGTGGTGAGGACGGTGCCGGGGGTGTCGGATTCACGGAGGTGGAGCGCTACGGGGCTGGAGGCGAGCTCGACGCAGGAGTCGCCGTCACCCGGCCCCGAGTAGGACGACTTCTGCCAGTTGTCAGGGGTGCTCATGGGTACCTCTCACAGCTCCTTCGCCAACCTGTGGATGAAGTCGCGGGACCGGTCGGCGTCCAGCGACACTTCCTCGACCTTATGGAAGAGCGTGCGGTAGGCGTTGAGCTGGGCTTCGGAGTCGATGAATGTGGCGCCCTGGGGAGCGTCGCGCACGACGGTGTCCAGTTTGGGCACCGGTCCTCCCGCGTAGGTCATGGCGCTCGTGGCGCCACCGAACCCCTCCAGGTCGAAGGGGATCACGCGCACGGTGATGTGCTCGGCTTCGGAGAGGCCCAGCACATGAGTGAGTTGGGCCCTTGAGGTGGCACGGTCGCCGACCATGATGCGCAGTGCCGCCTCGTGGACGACGCCGTCGTACCGCTTGGGCGTGGGGGTTTCGAGCAGCGCCTTGCGCTGCATGCGGTGCCGCACGCGCAACTCGACTTCCTCTGAAGGGAGTTCAGGTACGCGGTACGAGAAGACCGCACGGGCGTACTGCTCCGTCTGGAGAAGGCCGGGGACGTAGAGGAACTGAACGTCCCGCAGGAATGTCGCGTGGTGCTCCAGCTCGGCGAGGTCGAGGAACGGTGTGGGCAGCAAGCCGCGGTACAGCTCCCACCACCCGCGTGTCCGGTCGGTGGCCATGGCGACCAAGGCTTCCGCGAACGCTTCGTCCGTGCAGACGTACTGTGCCGCGAGCCGGCGTAGCCGCTTTTCGCTCACGCCCGCGAGGCCGGCTTCGATCTGACTGATCTGCGCGGGGCTCACTCCGAGCAGTGTGGCCGCTTCTCGCGATGCGAGCCCGGCCGCTTCGCGGAGTCTGCGCAGCTCGGCCGCCAGGCGCATCTGACGTGCCGTTGGGTCACGCCTCAATGCCATCGGCTTCCCCTCTCGGCGCGCCTAGGAACGTGACTCGTCCGGGGGTAGATTACGCGACCGCCTTGTGAAATCTAAATAATTAGGTCTACCTTCAGTGATGCGAGGGTCACTCTGCGACATGCCGGGACCCCGGAAGCGCACCACTCCGTCCTGCCGTGACGGCTGTGGCACCGCCACCGCCCGGAATCGCCGGCCCCGATCAACTCCTCATGCCGCGAACGGAGTTCACGCATGCCTGAATCCGAGCCCTGGACCTACACCCTGCACATCCCGTGCTGCGGATCGGCGCGTGGGACGCGAGTCCGGTGCCGCCGCCGTACGACGTGGAGGTGGCCTCCGGCGAGGAGGAGGCGGGCCGGGGGCTCTTCCTGGTCCGGGCGTGCGCCGACGACTGGGGCTGGCATCCGCTGCGGCAGGGCGGCGACGGCGGCAAGTACGTGTGGTGCGATCTGGCGGCGGCGTAGGCGCGAGGCCGGCTTCCTGAACCCTCGCGAAACAGGTGGGCGTGGACCCCGGCCGAACCGGGGTAGGCGTCTCGGCGGTGTGACGGGACCGGCGCGATGCTCTGATAATATTGATCTCGAGCTGGTCGGCGGAAGTCGCACAGACCGGTCACGCGTTGGTGGTCCAAGGAAAGACGCCCCGCTTCCTGCGGGGAAATGCAGGTGCAAGGCCTGCCCGGCGCTCCACGAAGACCCTGTCCCGAATCCTCGGGGCAGGGTCTTTTTTCGTCTGGCACGGCACCGGCACCGGCTCGGCATCGGCACCGGTGTCCGGACCCGCCCCGGGAGCGTCCCGCAGATGCTGTGAAGGGTGTGAGGGTCCGACGGGGGTGGCGGCCCCCGGGCTGCGGCGGCAACTCGGTTGTCCCGGGTGGTTGGTGATGAAACGGGCGGGCGGTCGTCAATGCCGTCTGCCCGACCTTCGACACCCTCCCTAGACTCTCAGTAGGCTCGGGCCACCCCCCGAACTCACGCCCTCATCAGACGACCCCAGGACACCCGCCATGGCGCGACGCACCAACTCCAGTTCGACGGGCGGCTCGCCGGGTCCGAGGAATCGGACGCCGCAGCCCCTGCCCCGGCGTCGTCGGACGTTCGGGGACTTCGTAAAGGCGTTCGGGGCGTTCGTCGCCCTGCTGGTGCTGCTCGTCGGCGTGCCCGGCGCGCTGGTGGTCGCCGTGGGCTGGCCGCTGCCGCACGGCGCACCCTCGGTGGACTGGCTCCAGCAGGAGATCACCGTCGGCACGTTCATCCACGTGCTGACGGTCCTCGTGTGGCTCGCGTGGGCGCAGTTCACCGCGTGCGTCCTCGTCGAGATGAAGGCCGCGCTGTCGGGCGTCGGGCTGCCGAACCGCGTACCGGGCGCCGGGGCGAGCCAGTTGCTGGCCCGTCAGCTCGTCGCGGCACTCCTGCTCGTCGGCGCCGCCGCCGCGA includes:
- a CDS encoding WXG100 family type VII secretion target, whose product is MSNRPADWHILDLDHDPTPGDPQRVRRLAGSLHDFADDVADILRDVKGLANDDAVLKWAGKTADAFASEFEDVPGQLKKLKKSYDIAGDALASYWPDLDDAQQKADKALSDGRKARQDLSTARTALSGADDWVHTATAKADSYDPDKHRGKNVPPPDEADVRRATRDAQHAKERQTAAQKDVDDAQGLLDAAKKLAAHAKGLREDAARRTVKKLHEASDAGIHNRHWWEEPVDWVSDHWDEIVTVCKWVVTIVGVIVMIVGGPLGWLVFAAALIVLADTVRKMLNGQAGWGDLIFAVLDCIPATKGFTSLAKMGKLWKLGGLRALGGAFMKGIGGGLLKTARNLRSGEALRGIYRPFKGSTRLFGGTIPYRELSPKARQLAKALTRGPVRIRPNEVNVSHMAELQKFHGVEHAVVQNPAGELRLFQGTEYTTRVPDELADDGYKFIAHTHPEDRIPGPPDELEAARNTRNSMTRDLDNKMSPHMEVVISRDGNLRFFDNNGVLELPQGTYPPGGPISDRGGLVPVPGI
- a CDS encoding helix-turn-helix domain-containing protein, translating into MALRRDPTARQMRLAAELRRLREAAGLASREAATLLGVSPAQISQIEAGLAGVSEKRLRRLAAQYVCTDEAFAEALVAMATDRTRGWWELYRGLLPTPFLDLAELEHHATFLRDVQFLYVPGLLQTEQYARAVFSYRVPELPSEEVELRVRHRMQRKALLETPTPKRYDGVVHEAALRIMVGDRATSRAQLTHVLGLSEAEHITVRVIPFDLEGFGGATSAMTYAGGPVPKLDTVVRDAPQGATFIDSEAQLNAYRTLFHKVEEVSLDADRSRDFIHRLAKEL
- a CDS encoding DUF4279 domain-containing protein — encoded protein: MIEYTYKEGLWAETAVTLVVRKQDLDADLVTRTISLPPTSVRRPGSDHRDRVSPPQGGLWALQVHDRLPGGLSDQLRTLMALVEPRSSSLAQLTSQGYDIHLDLFGFVGHGATLVLAPDVVRRAAALRVPVTITTSVSDR
- a CDS encoding ATP-binding protein, with amino-acid sequence MLRIGAWDASPVPPPYDVEVASGEEEAGRGLFLVRACADDWGWHPLRQGGDGGKYVWCDLAAA
- a CDS encoding DUF397 domain-containing protein, which gives rise to MSTPDNWQKSSYSGPGDGDSCVELASSPVALHLRESDTPGTVLTTTPAPVGHLLQAVRTGTVAVPRA